AGGCACTGCAGACCAGTATCAACCCCCATTTTCTGTTCAATGCGCTGAATGCGATTATCTCCTCGATCCGGATCGACCCGGACAAGGCGCGTGAGCTGATCGTCAATCTGTCGGGGTATATGCGGTATAATCTGGAGCTGACCGATGAGTCCATAGATATCCGGCGCGAGCTGCAGCAGGTGCAGCATTATGTGGAGATTGAGAAGGCCCGCTTCGGCAGCCGCCTGAGCGTTCTGTACGACATAGATGAGGTAGCGGTGCGCATTCCGAGTCTGGTCATTCAGCCGCTGGTGGAGAATGCGATTATCCACGGGATTTTGAAGGGGAAAGGGAACGGAACGGTGGACATCTCGGTCAAGGACCACGGAGACAGCGTAAGGGTGCGAATTGCCGATACCGGAGCGGGAATCAGTGAAGAGACGATTGCGAAGGTCTACAGCGGAAGCATGGAGGGCAACAAAATCGGCCTCAACAACGTACACCAGCGTATCAAGCTGATCTACGGCACGGGTCTGACCATCCACCGGCTGGCTAAGGGGACGGAAATATATTTTGATGTGATAAAGGAGCAGCGATGAGAGCGATCATTGTCGAGGATGAAGTGCTGGCAAGACAGGAGCTTACGTATCTGATTCAGACCCATAGTCAGTTCAAGATTGCGGCGGAATTCGAGGACGGGCTGGATGCGCTGAAGTATCTGCAGACGGATACGGTGGATGTGATTTTCCTGGATATCAATATCCCTTCGATTGACGGGGTGCTGCTGGCCCATAATATCAGCCGGTTCGCGGTCAAGCCGTATATTGTGTTCATTACAGCCTATAAGGAGCATGCCGCCGAGGCGTTCGAGATTGAAGCATTCGACTATATTCTGAAGCCTTACAGCGAGACGCGGATCAGAGCGATGCTGCAGAAGCTGGAAGGTGCCATCGCGGCCAGAAGCCGCCAGGGGGAAGAGGGGCCGGTGAAGCTGGGCAGCGATAAGGTCAATCTGTGGAAAAATGAAAAGATTATCGTCGTCGATGCAGACGAGATCTATTATGCTTCGGCGCAGGAGAAAACAACGAGTGTGATCACCAAGGGGGAGGAATACAGCATGGCCCTAAGTATCAGCGAATTCCATACCCGCCTGCCACAGGAGCAGTTCTTCCGCTGTCACCGCTCCTATCTCGTCAATCTGTCCAAAATCAAGGAAATCATCCCCTGGTTCAACAATACCTATCTGCTTAGGCTGCGTGATCTGAATGTGGAGGTTCCAGTCAGCTGCAGCAAGGTGAAGGAATTCAGGCAGATTATGCGTCTCTAGCGGCAGTTCATTCCCCGTCAGTGTCATCTCATTCCGGATTTCTCTCAGAAGGAGCTCCTTTCGCTACAATGAAGAGGCAAAGTAAGCCTTGAAGCGACTTCGAAAGAGAAAGAAGGAATCACCATGACAACGACAATGACCAGTAAACGGTGGCTCATCGTACTAGGTACAGTAATTATGCAAATGGGACTCGGTACCATCTACACCTGGAGCCTGTTCAATGCACATCTTGTCAGTACATTTGGGTTTGAGCTTAGCTCAGTTTCGATAACGTTTTCTATTACCAGCTTTGCCTTGGCCTTCGCCACACTGTTCGCAGGCAAGCTGCAGGACCGGTTCGGTCTCCGCAGACTGACCGCAGCTTCCGGCATACTGCTGGGGCTGGGGCTGATTCTAAGCTCGCAGGCCAGTTCCCTGCCGATGTTCTACCTGCTGGCTGGCGTAGTGGTCGGATATGCGGACGGAACGGCGTATATTACTTCGCTGTCCAACCTGATGAAGTGGTTCCCGAAGAATAAGGGACTGATCTCCGGGGTGTCCGTGGGTGCTTACGGAACGGGCAGTCTGATCTTCAAATACATCAACGGCGGCCTGATTGAATCGGCTGGGGTGTCGAATGCTTTTCTATACTGGGGCCTGATGGTCATGATGATGATCCTCATCGGCTCGCTGCTGGTCCGGGAAGCTCCGGTAGCTGCACCAGTCATGGGCAATCAGAAGCTGGCCGCCTCCGGGACTGCACTTCTGCCTAAAGATTATACGGTAAAAGAAATGCTCCGTACGAAGGAAGCCTACCTGCTGTTCGTGATCTTCTTCACCGCCTGCATGAGCGGCCTCTATCTGATCGGTATCGTAAAGGATATCGGTGTGCAGCTGGCGGGGATGGATGTGGCGACGGCGGCAAATGCTGTAGCGATGATTGCTATTTTCAATACGGCCGGACGCCTGATTCTTGGCGCATTATCCGACCGGGTAAGCCGGACCAAGCTGATTAGTATCACGCTGGCGGTAACGGCTGCGGCGATGTTTATCCTCAGCTATGCCACACTGAGCTATGGCCTGTTCTTCGCCTGCGTGGCAGCCATCGCCTTCTGCTTCGGCGGTAACATTACCGTCTTCCCGGCGATTGTCAGTGACTTCTTCGGCCTGAAGAATCACAGCAAGAACTACGGCATCATCTATCAGGGCTTCGGGATCGGCGCGCTATCCGGTTCGTTCATCGCTGCCTTCCTCGGCGGGTTCAAGCCTACTTTTAACATCATCGGACTGCTGTGTATTCTGGCTTGCATCCTGGCGGTTTCGCTGCAGCCTCCGGTAGCCAGAGCAGCCAAAGCCAAGGGAATGAGCCTGAAGCCATCACGGCATACGGCTTAAGCCTATATCGACTTACGTCGGCTTAAGAGAAGCAAATAAGAGTAATATAGACAAAGAGAATAATTCGGAGAAGAGATGTCCTACGTCCGCGTTAGCGGGGGGGAGGTCTCTTTTTTGTTGGGGGGTGGGGTGGAGTGGGGGGAGTGAGGTGGATGGATGTGAAAAACTGAATAGGATGTGCTGGAGCGGGGTGAGGAGGGCGGATGTGTGTGGAAAACTAAATAGAATGTAGTTGCACGGGAGTGAGAGTGCGGAAGTGTCGAGGGCGAAGTGCCAAGTACTGTTGGTATCTTTCGCTAATGTTGCATTTATTACAACTTGGATTCGCACATCCCTAGTTGTTTGGTGAGATTGTTGCAGAGAATACAGGAATTAGCGTGCTTAGTCGCTTGGGTGAGAGGCAATCCTGCATTTCGTACAACAATTGATGAATTTGATTCCTTTTATAAGAGGAATGTTGTATTCTGTGCAGCAGTTTCAATTGTTGTAACCAGAAAACAGGCATCCGGCAGAGCGGGTTCGCTCTACGGATGCCTGTTTGTCTAGGACTATGTGTATAAGAAGGAGGAAAAAGCTGCGGAGGGAAGGTTAGCCTTCCAGCAGCAGGGATTCCGGGTCCTCCAGCAATTCCTTGACTCTAACCAGGAAGCTGACCGCTTCTGAGCCGTCCACGATCCGGTGATCGTAGGACAAGGCGATGTACATCATCGGACGGTTGGCCGTCCGTTCCTCATCCAGCGCGATTGGGCGCAGCTGGATCTTGTGCATGCCGAGAATGCCGACCTGCGGGGTGTTGAGGATCGGTGTGGACAGCAGGGAGCCGAACACTCCGCCGTTCGTGATCGTGAAGGTACCGCCCTGAAGCTCCGGCAGGCTGAGCGTATTGGCGCGCGCCTTGGAGGCCAGCTCGCCGATCCGCCGCTCGATCTCAGGGAAGCTAAGCCGGTCGGCATCGCGGACGACTGGTACAACCAGGCCTTCCTTGGCAGCTACGGCAATGCCGATGTCATAATATTTCTTCAGCAGGAGATCTTCCCCGTCGATCTCGGCATTCAGCATCGGGTAAGCTTTGAGCGCGCCGATGACGGCCTTGGTGAAGAAGGACATGAAGCCGAGCCCGACCTCGTGCTTCTCCTTGAAGGCATCCTTGCGGCGCTTGCGGATGTCGAGAATGGCGGTCATGTCCACCTCATTGAAGGTGGTCAGCATCGCGGCCGTCTGCTGCGCTTCGACCAGGCGGCTGGCAATCGTCAGCCGCCGCCGCGACATGCGCTTGCGCTCGGTGGCTTTGCCGTCCTCGGCGTGCGGCGCCTTGCCCGCTGCCGTCGGCGCGGGCTTCGCCGGCTCCGGCCGCGCAGCCGCCTGCGGCCCGGCTGCGCCATGACCATTCACATCGGCCTGACCGATCCGGCCGATTGGGTCGCGGGCACTGACCTCGCCGAGGTCGATGCCCCGCTCCCGCGCCAGCTTGCGCGCCCCCGGCGAAGCCAGGGCCGCAG
This genomic interval from Paenibacillus sp. FSL H8-0332 contains the following:
- a CDS encoding LytTR family DNA-binding domain-containing protein; the protein is MRAIIVEDEVLARQELTYLIQTHSQFKIAAEFEDGLDALKYLQTDTVDVIFLDINIPSIDGVLLAHNISRFAVKPYIVFITAYKEHAAEAFEIEAFDYILKPYSETRIRAMLQKLEGAIAARSRQGEEGPVKLGSDKVNLWKNEKIIVVDADEIYYASAQEKTTSVITKGEEYSMALSISEFHTRLPQEQFFRCHRSYLVNLSKIKEIIPWFNNTYLLRLRDLNVEVPVSCSKVKEFRQIMRL
- a CDS encoding OFA family MFS transporter: MTTTMTSKRWLIVLGTVIMQMGLGTIYTWSLFNAHLVSTFGFELSSVSITFSITSFALAFATLFAGKLQDRFGLRRLTAASGILLGLGLILSSQASSLPMFYLLAGVVVGYADGTAYITSLSNLMKWFPKNKGLISGVSVGAYGTGSLIFKYINGGLIESAGVSNAFLYWGLMVMMMILIGSLLVREAPVAAPVMGNQKLAASGTALLPKDYTVKEMLRTKEAYLLFVIFFTACMSGLYLIGIVKDIGVQLAGMDVATAANAVAMIAIFNTAGRLILGALSDRVSRTKLISITLAVTAAAMFILSYATLSYGLFFACVAAIAFCFGGNITVFPAIVSDFFGLKNHSKNYGIIYQGFGIGALSGSFIAAFLGGFKPTFNIIGLLCILACILAVSLQPPVARAAKAKGMSLKPSRHTA
- the odhB gene encoding 2-oxoglutarate dehydrogenase complex dihydrolipoyllysine-residue succinyltransferase, with the protein product MSEIKVPDLGESISEGTIYKWLVKEGDTVGQGDVLAELETDKVNLEISAEEDGVISSILRQAGENVAVGEAIGIIGAGSAAGAASGGKPEAAAPQSGSVPAAAASAAAAEPAAAVTAPAAAEGAAAGTAALASPGARKLARERGIDLGEVSARDPIGRIGQADVNGHGAAGPQAAARPEPAKPAPTAAGKAPHAEDGKATERKRMSRRRLTIASRLVEAQQTAAMLTTFNEVDMTAILDIRKRRKDAFKEKHEVGLGFMSFFTKAVIGALKAYPMLNAEIDGEDLLLKKYYDIGIAVAAKEGLVVPVVRDADRLSFPEIERRIGELASKARANTLSLPELQGGTFTITNGGVFGSLLSTPILNTPQVGILGMHKIQLRPIALDEERTANRPMMYIALSYDHRIVDGSEAVSFLVRVKELLEDPESLLLEG